The genomic interval GCGTGAAGGAGATAAGGATTCATGGCAGTAACTATTGATGTTAAGGAGCTCCTTGCTACTGGAGCTCACTTTGGCCACAAAACCAGCAGATGGTCACCAAAAATGGCCCCGTATATTCACAGCAAGCG from Candidatus Saccharimonadales bacterium carries:
- a CDS encoding 30S ribosomal protein S2, whose protein sequence is MAVTIDVKELLATGAHFGHKTSRWSPKMAPYIHSKR